The following proteins are co-located in the Deinococcus aerius genome:
- a CDS encoding acyl-CoA acyltransferase, with product MSGGAGRAFVIRDVTDPWEMRALEDVQVQAWGYSDREVLPATMFRIGAHTGAIVLGAYAAGEGASPLPFGLAYGFPALREGQVWHHSHLLALHPDWRGSGAAVALKLAQRERALGQGLTRMTWTFDPLVTRNARLNLGKLGARAVSYHPDWYALGESRETAFPADRLMIEWDLTRPHIEHPAPLPRGEWALEARGEWPGSPRLDLTEPQLLAEVPLQTASLPEEVRLAWLMALRDVLGTYLGRGYAATDLAREEERTFYVLTR from the coding sequence TTGAGCGGAGGGGCGGGCCGGGCGTTCGTGATCCGGGACGTGACCGACCCGTGGGAGATGCGCGCCCTGGAGGACGTGCAGGTGCAGGCGTGGGGCTACAGCGACCGCGAGGTGCTGCCCGCCACCATGTTCCGCATCGGCGCGCACACGGGGGCCATTGTGCTCGGCGCTTATGCGGCGGGGGAAGGCGCTTCTCCCCTCCCCTTCGGCCTAGCCTACGGGTTCCCGGCGCTGCGGGAGGGCCAGGTGTGGCACCACTCCCACCTGCTGGCGCTGCACCCCGACTGGCGGGGCAGCGGGGCGGCCGTCGCGCTCAAGCTCGCCCAACGGGAGCGGGCACTCGGCCAGGGTCTGACGCGCATGACCTGGACCTTCGATCCCCTCGTCACCCGTAATGCCCGGCTGAACCTGGGCAAGCTGGGCGCCCGGGCGGTGAGCTACCACCCCGACTGGTACGCGCTGGGCGAGTCGCGGGAGACCGCCTTCCCCGCCGACCGGCTGATGATCGAGTGGGACCTGACCCGGCCGCATATCGAGCACCCCGCTCCTCTTCCGCGTGGCGAGTGGGCGCTGGAGGCGCGGGGGGAGTGGCCCGGTTCACCCCGGCTGGACCTCACGGAGCCGCAACTCCTCGCCGAGGTGCCCCTCCAGACCGCCTCCCTGCCGGAGGAGGTCCGCCTGGCCTGGCTCATGGCTCTGCGAGACGTGCTGGGAACGTACCTCGGGCGGGGATACGCGGCGACCGACCTTGCGCGGGAGGAGGAAAGGACCTTTTACGTCCTGACGCGCTGA
- a CDS encoding DUF4384 domain-containing protein has protein sequence MKKPAILLALTASLLAPLASPAQATPRVSAQSIIVNPVPTTLSAQVWVDRDPSGSYAPNYRINDPIRVSVRVNEDAYVYLFSVDPSGSVDQVLPNRLGGGNFVRAGQVRSFPSANDNFTYSVGGTPGLNKVLVVASRRQLDLSELSSFKSNDAFATVKPQGEKRLAQALSIVVNPVQQPIPQQDWVSDTAFFNATY, from the coding sequence ATGAAGAAGCCCGCCATCCTGCTCGCCCTGACCGCTTCCCTGCTGGCTCCGCTCGCCTCTCCTGCCCAGGCCACGCCCCGGGTCAGCGCGCAGAGCATCATCGTGAACCCGGTGCCCACCACGCTCTCGGCCCAGGTGTGGGTGGACCGTGATCCCAGCGGCTCTTACGCGCCCAACTACCGCATCAATGACCCGATCCGCGTCTCGGTCCGCGTGAACGAGGACGCCTACGTGTACCTCTTCTCGGTCGATCCGAGTGGCAGCGTGGATCAGGTTCTGCCCAACCGTCTGGGCGGCGGGAACTTCGTCCGCGCGGGCCAGGTTCGCTCCTTCCCCTCCGCGAACGACAACTTCACGTACAGCGTGGGCGGCACTCCGGGGCTGAACAAGGTGCTCGTCGTCGCCAGCCGCCGCCAGCTCGACCTGTCAGAACTCAGCTCCTTCAAGTCGAACGACGCCTTCGCTACCGTCAAGCCCCAGGGCGAGAAGCGCCTCGCCCAGGCCCTGAGCATCGTGGTCAACCCGGTCCAGCAGCCCATCCCCCAGCAGGACTGGGTCAGCGACACGGCCTTTTTCAACGCGACCTACTGA